The Alteromonas stellipolaris genome includes a region encoding these proteins:
- a CDS encoding Glu/Leu/Phe/Val dehydrogenase dimerization domain-containing protein has product MSVFDHIEFDNHEHVAFYHDKEAGLSAIIAIHNTNLGPALGGCRMWPYVSSAEALTDVLRLSKGMTYKAAMANIALGGGKSVIIGDPRKQKTPAMMEAMGRFVDSLGGKYFTAEDSGISVTDLQTMATQSDYIAGVNAQYHYADEQPDGNPAPSTAYGVFVGLKASVEHGLNRSLEGVSVAIQGMGHVGYRLASHLHAAGAKLYVADIFPEGVEKAVAELGATAVAPEEILGLDVDVLAPCALGAAINDQTLPMIKAKVIAGAANNQLAREEIGDMLVERGILYAPDYVINAGGIIDIFHQRMEQSSNAAMRKHIEAIGTTLKEIYTRADAEKSATNRVANIIAEERFSLKG; this is encoded by the coding sequence ATGTCGGTTTTCGATCACATAGAGTTTGATAATCACGAGCATGTCGCTTTTTATCACGATAAAGAAGCAGGCTTAAGTGCCATTATTGCCATTCACAATACAAACCTAGGCCCTGCATTGGGTGGTTGTAGAATGTGGCCCTATGTAAGTAGTGCAGAAGCATTAACCGACGTACTCCGCCTTTCTAAGGGAATGACTTACAAAGCCGCCATGGCCAATATTGCATTAGGTGGTGGTAAGTCGGTGATTATTGGCGATCCTCGCAAACAAAAAACGCCGGCAATGATGGAAGCTATGGGGAGATTTGTCGATTCATTAGGCGGCAAATATTTTACCGCAGAAGACTCGGGCATTTCAGTTACCGATTTACAAACCATGGCGACTCAGTCTGACTACATTGCTGGGGTAAATGCGCAATATCACTACGCTGACGAGCAGCCAGACGGTAATCCAGCACCATCTACCGCTTATGGTGTGTTTGTTGGCTTAAAGGCCAGCGTAGAGCACGGGTTGAATCGCAGCTTAGAGGGCGTAAGCGTAGCAATTCAAGGTATGGGGCATGTCGGTTATCGACTAGCGTCACACCTTCACGCAGCGGGTGCAAAACTTTATGTGGCAGATATTTTCCCCGAAGGTGTAGAAAAGGCGGTAGCGGAACTTGGTGCTACAGCAGTAGCGCCTGAAGAAATTCTAGGTCTAGACGTTGATGTGCTAGCACCTTGTGCGTTAGGCGCGGCCATTAATGACCAAACATTACCTATGATTAAAGCTAAGGTCATTGCTGGTGCGGCAAACAATCAACTCGCACGTGAAGAAATTGGCGATATGTTAGTTGAGCGTGGCATTTTGTATGCACCTGACTATGTGATTAACGCAGGCGGTATTATCGATATCTTTCATCAGCGTATGGAACAAAGCTCTAACGCGGCGATGCGCAAGCATATCGAAGCTATTGGCACTACGCTAAAAGAGATTTATACCCGTGCTGATGCTGAAAAATCAGCCACAAATCGTGTGGCAAACATCATTGCAGAAGAGAGATTTTCGTTAAAGGGTTGA
- the maiA gene encoding maleylacetoacetate isomerase, protein MSLTLYGYWRSTASYRVRIALNLKGVEYQYVPVHLVNEGGQQHSAPYKQLNPAQLVPTLVDDDEDIILNQSLAIIEYLDERFPSPYQLIPSHKTERARVRALAQDIACDTQPLSNLRVLNQLKSEYSAEQDSVNRWAAHWITLSFDAIEKRLQTQAGKYCFDFDVTMADLCLVPQVYNAHRFDVDMTRYPLIQKITDNCNALPAFEKALPENQIDSVL, encoded by the coding sequence ATGAGTTTAACTTTATATGGTTATTGGCGCTCAACGGCGTCTTACAGAGTAAGAATTGCACTTAATTTAAAAGGTGTAGAGTACCAATATGTGCCAGTGCACCTAGTTAATGAAGGTGGCCAGCAGCACAGTGCACCCTATAAGCAGCTAAACCCCGCTCAGCTAGTGCCCACTTTGGTTGACGACGATGAAGATATTATTCTTAATCAATCTTTAGCCATTATCGAATACTTAGATGAACGTTTTCCCTCTCCATATCAGTTAATACCATCACACAAGACAGAGCGGGCAAGAGTAAGGGCGCTGGCTCAAGATATTGCCTGTGACACCCAACCTTTAAGTAACTTACGGGTACTCAATCAACTTAAAAGTGAATATAGTGCCGAACAAGATAGTGTGAATAGATGGGCAGCACATTGGATAACGCTGAGTTTCGATGCTATTGAAAAGCGATTACAAACCCAAGCAGGTAAGTATTGCTTTGACTTTGATGTGACCATGGCTGATTTGTGTTTGGTTCCACAAGTGTATAACGCGCATCGCTTTGATGTGGATATGACACGATATCCACTTATTCAAAAAATAACAGATAACTGCAATGCACTACCGGCTTTTGAAAAAGCCCTGCCTGAGAACCAAATTGATAGCGTGCTTTAA
- the tyrR gene encoding transcriptional regulator TyrR has product MRLEISCQDRLGITQDVLDILVTHEIDLRGIEIDETGKIFLNFPNIEFADFQHLMPKIRRIDGISDVKTTHFMPSEREKTQLSAILRTLPDPVFSIDARGQILLCNEAVTSGLEQSAHDVEGVEIGEVVKGFNFTRWMDGKLPRAQSSKVKFIQQDYVADMLPITVPDGDNNIIMAGAVVILKSEMRLGQQFSVFHQSPTDSFDRFVVESQAMKRVVSEAKRIADLDAPVLIFGETGTGKEMIARACHQSSRRSEGAFLALNCASLPDSVAETELFGYAQGAFNQPNAKEGLLEQARGGTLLLDEIADMSSQLQAKLLRVLEDGEFRRVGDAEPVTVDVRFICTTCRDLGQLVEEGRFRKELYYRLNVLSLVMPSLKERRHDIVPLAESFIAQHSTKLGRRPAKLSKSCVDFLQQYPWPGNVRQLQNALFRALSLLDGKEITKEDIQLPSCAPSVTFIDENFEGTLDDEVKKFEKDLLKRLYPFYPSTRQLARKLGLSHTAIANKLREYGINKASIKM; this is encoded by the coding sequence ATGCGATTAGAAATCAGTTGTCAGGACAGATTGGGGATTACTCAAGATGTGTTGGATATCCTCGTTACCCATGAAATCGATCTAAGAGGTATTGAGATTGATGAGACAGGTAAGATTTTTCTTAATTTTCCCAATATTGAATTTGCAGACTTCCAGCATTTAATGCCGAAAATTCGTCGCATCGACGGCATTTCTGACGTAAAAACTACGCATTTTATGCCAAGTGAAAGAGAGAAAACCCAGCTTTCTGCCATACTGCGCACGCTTCCTGATCCGGTGTTTTCCATTGATGCACGTGGACAAATCTTATTGTGCAACGAAGCAGTAACCTCTGGGTTAGAACAAAGTGCCCACGACGTTGAAGGCGTAGAAATAGGGGAAGTAGTTAAAGGCTTTAACTTCACTCGCTGGATGGATGGCAAGCTGCCTCGAGCTCAGTCTTCTAAAGTAAAGTTTATCCAACAAGATTATGTAGCTGACATGTTACCCATCACAGTACCTGACGGTGACAACAACATTATTATGGCCGGCGCGGTGGTCATTTTAAAATCTGAAATGCGCTTAGGCCAACAGTTTAGTGTGTTTCATCAATCGCCCACTGACAGTTTTGATAGATTCGTAGTGGAATCTCAGGCCATGAAACGCGTAGTGAGTGAAGCAAAACGTATTGCTGATCTTGATGCTCCGGTTCTTATTTTCGGTGAAACAGGCACGGGTAAAGAAATGATTGCCCGCGCTTGTCATCAATCTAGTCGCCGCAGTGAGGGGGCTTTTTTAGCGCTAAATTGTGCATCACTACCTGACAGCGTGGCGGAAACCGAATTATTTGGGTACGCACAAGGTGCTTTCAATCAACCTAATGCTAAAGAAGGGCTGCTAGAACAAGCGAGAGGCGGCACGCTGCTACTTGATGAAATTGCAGACATGAGTTCTCAGCTACAAGCTAAACTGCTACGGGTATTGGAAGATGGTGAGTTTAGACGAGTAGGCGATGCGGAACCTGTTACGGTAGATGTTCGATTTATTTGCACTACTTGTCGCGACCTAGGGCAACTAGTAGAAGAAGGGCGTTTTCGTAAAGAATTATACTACCGCTTAAATGTATTGAGCTTGGTAATGCCATCGTTAAAAGAACGCCGTCACGATATTGTTCCTCTAGCAGAATCCTTTATTGCCCAGCATAGTACAAAGCTTGGCCGTAGACCGGCTAAATTGAGTAAGTCCTGCGTTGATTTCTTGCAGCAATACCCATGGCCTGGCAATGTCCGTCAGCTTCAAAATGCACTGTTCAGAGCTTTGTCTTTGCTAGATGGCAAGGAAATAACCAAGGAAGATATTCAGCTTCCGAGTTGTGCCCCTAGTGTGACCTTTATCGATGAAAACTTCGAAGGTACGTTAGACGATGAAGTGAAAAAATTTGAAAAAGACTTACTGAAGCGGCTTTATCCTTTCTACCCCAGTACGCGTCAATTAGCGAGAAAGCTGGGATTAAGTCATACCGCGATTGCGAATAAATTACGTGAGTACGGTATAAATAAAGCATCAATAAAAATGTAG
- a CDS encoding fumarylacetoacetate hydrolase family protein, translating into MKLATYKNDSRDGRLMLVSKDLTRTCSVEDIAHTMQQALDSWQVTAPQLQMRYEQLNKGVVESIEFDATRCESPLPRAYQWADGSAYVNHVELVRKARGAEIPESFWNDPLMYQGGSDDFIGPRDDIILPSDEWGIDFEGEVAVVTDDVPMACTDAQAAERIRLVMLVNDVSLRGLIPGELAKGFGFFQSKPASSFSPVAVTPDELGDAWDQEKVHLPLRSTYNGELFGKPQAGEDMTFSFAKLVSHAAKSRNLGAGTIIGSGTVSNKQGTDHGSAIAEGGLGYSCIAEVRMIETIRDGKPSTPFMQFGDRIRIEMFDSNGQSIFGAIDQQVKPLS; encoded by the coding sequence ATGAAACTAGCTACTTATAAGAACGATAGCCGAGACGGCCGTTTAATGTTGGTATCTAAAGATTTAACGCGTACCTGTTCAGTAGAAGATATTGCTCACACTATGCAACAAGCACTGGATAGCTGGCAGGTTACTGCTCCGCAGTTGCAGATGCGCTACGAACAGCTCAACAAGGGTGTAGTAGAGAGTATCGAGTTTGATGCAACCCGCTGCGAATCGCCTTTGCCGCGAGCTTACCAGTGGGCTGATGGCAGTGCGTATGTGAACCACGTTGAGCTAGTAAGAAAAGCGCGAGGTGCTGAAATTCCTGAAAGTTTCTGGAATGACCCACTCATGTATCAAGGGGGATCTGACGACTTTATAGGCCCCCGAGACGACATTATTTTGCCTAGCGATGAGTGGGGTATTGATTTTGAAGGTGAGGTCGCGGTTGTCACCGACGATGTTCCTATGGCTTGTACTGATGCACAAGCGGCAGAGCGAATTAGATTAGTGATGCTTGTAAATGATGTATCGCTAAGAGGATTAATTCCAGGCGAGTTGGCGAAAGGGTTTGGGTTCTTCCAGTCGAAACCGGCCTCTAGCTTTTCGCCGGTGGCGGTAACGCCTGATGAACTCGGTGATGCGTGGGACCAAGAAAAAGTGCATTTACCCCTTCGTTCCACCTACAACGGTGAGTTGTTTGGTAAACCACAAGCAGGCGAAGACATGACATTTAGCTTTGCAAAGCTGGTGTCACATGCTGCTAAGAGCCGTAATTTAGGCGCTGGCACCATTATTGGTTCCGGTACCGTATCGAATAAACAAGGTACCGACCATGGCTCAGCCATCGCTGAAGGTGGTCTTGGCTACTCGTGTATTGCTGAAGTGCGCATGATTGAAACCATCAGAGACGGTAAGCCTTCTACACCTTTTATGCAATTTGGCGATCGAATTAGAATAGAAATGTTTGATAGTAACGGACAAAGTATTTTCGGTGCCATTGACCAGCAGGTTAAGCCCTTAAGCTGA
- a CDS encoding Lrp/AsnC family transcriptional regulator, producing MKLDKFDREILRVLQQDATVSMAELSQKVGLSHTPCWRRVKRMEADGIIIGKVTLLNSKKLNLGVSVFIYVTLKNHDGDSLTDFENAVQSIDEIVECHTTSGEKDYLLKVIVESIEEYEFLLKTKLTHLPLVDHVSSTFALKQVKNTTELPIKRQ from the coding sequence ATGAAATTAGATAAATTCGATCGTGAGATTTTGCGAGTACTTCAACAAGATGCCACTGTCTCTATGGCTGAGTTAAGTCAGAAGGTGGGGCTTTCCCATACCCCATGTTGGAGACGGGTAAAACGGATGGAAGCCGATGGCATTATCATCGGTAAAGTTACCTTATTAAACAGTAAAAAGTTGAACCTTGGGGTGTCGGTTTTTATTTATGTCACCCTTAAAAATCATGATGGTGACTCCCTTACCGATTTTGAAAATGCAGTACAAAGCATTGATGAAATTGTAGAGTGCCACACCACCAGCGGTGAGAAAGACTATTTGCTTAAAGTGATTGTGGAAAGTATTGAAGAATATGAGTTTTTACTAAAAACGAAACTGACTCATCTTCCTTTGGTAGATCATGTCAGCTCCACCTTCGCGTTAAAACAAGTGAAGAACACCACAGAACTGCCAATCAAACGACAGTAG